One part of the Halostagnicola larsenii XH-48 genome encodes these proteins:
- a CDS encoding Gfo/Idh/MocA family protein translates to MAEQLRTGIVGTGGWGTHIAEQFHEHPDAEVVALADIAAESRTQAGETLEVPPSNRYEDHESMLERADLDAIQISSPHELHYEQTIAALEAGVHVFCEKPFTPGLERARDLARRAQASEQVLMVGYQRHVNPAYVAIRDAISDGDLEPKVVTAELTQDWIETVAGTWRVNADLSGGGQLYDSGSHLLDAIIWMLDDVPTHVNAEMEFYEEPPVDVQAALTVRFDSGTIANITVSGDSPDVSERIAVRGDGGRCLLEGSGWTDREVTITDASGAVQTSLEGALSSYGKVDAFVQAVKTGTEPPATAENALQATALTEAAYDSARLGERVPVEPN, encoded by the coding sequence ATGGCCGAACAACTCCGGACCGGAATCGTCGGAACCGGCGGCTGGGGAACGCACATCGCAGAACAGTTCCACGAGCACCCGGACGCCGAGGTCGTCGCGCTCGCTGACATCGCAGCGGAGAGTCGAACGCAGGCCGGCGAGACGCTCGAGGTTCCCCCGTCGAATCGATACGAGGACCACGAGTCGATGCTCGAGCGGGCGGACCTAGACGCCATCCAGATAAGCTCGCCGCACGAACTCCACTACGAGCAGACGATAGCCGCACTCGAGGCCGGCGTCCACGTCTTCTGTGAGAAACCGTTCACGCCGGGTCTCGAGCGAGCGCGCGATCTAGCTCGGCGAGCGCAGGCGAGCGAGCAGGTGCTGATGGTCGGCTACCAGCGACACGTCAATCCGGCCTACGTCGCGATTCGGGACGCGATCTCCGATGGTGATCTCGAGCCGAAGGTCGTGACCGCGGAGCTTACCCAGGACTGGATCGAAACCGTCGCCGGTACCTGGCGGGTTAACGCCGACCTCAGCGGCGGCGGCCAGCTCTACGATAGCGGGAGCCACCTCCTCGACGCGATTATCTGGATGCTCGACGACGTTCCGACACACGTGAACGCGGAGATGGAGTTCTACGAGGAACCGCCGGTGGACGTACAGGCGGCGCTGACGGTTCGGTTCGACAGCGGCACGATCGCGAACATCACCGTCTCCGGGGACTCTCCCGACGTCTCGGAACGGATCGCCGTCCGCGGCGACGGGGGGCGGTGTCTACTCGAGGGAAGCGGGTGGACCGACCGAGAGGTGACGATCACCGACGCGAGCGGTGCGGTGCAGACCTCGCTCGAGGGAGCGCTATCGTCGTACGGAAAGGTCGACGCCTTCGTTCAGGCCGTCAAAACGGGGACGGAGCCGCCCGCGACGGCGGAAAACGCGCTACAGGCGACGGCGTTGACCGAAGCAGCCTACGACTCGGCCCGACTCGGCGAGCGCGTCCCGGTCGAACCGAACTGA
- a CDS encoding ThuA domain-containing protein: MTTHVTVWNEFRHERENDTVAELYPDGIHAAIADALEDDFSVETATLDEPDHGLTEAVLERTDVLTWWGHAAHDEVEDEIVDRVHDRVLEGMGLLVMHSGHYSKIFKRLMGTTCSLKWREAAETERLWVVEPSHPIADGIDEYIEVPEAEMYGERFDIPQPDTLVFNSWFEGGEVFRSGCCYTRGSGRIFYFRPGHETYPVYHQPEIRRVLHNAVDWLDGSTESSTTFGNADPIEQIDTSDERSVH; this comes from the coding sequence ATGACGACCCACGTTACCGTCTGGAACGAGTTTCGCCACGAGCGAGAGAACGACACCGTCGCCGAACTCTATCCCGACGGGATTCACGCGGCGATAGCCGACGCCCTCGAGGACGACTTCTCGGTCGAGACGGCAACGCTCGACGAACCAGACCACGGTCTCACGGAGGCCGTCCTCGAGCGAACTGACGTGCTCACGTGGTGGGGCCACGCCGCTCACGACGAGGTCGAAGACGAAATCGTCGACCGCGTTCACGACCGCGTGCTCGAGGGGATGGGGCTGCTCGTCATGCATTCAGGTCACTACTCGAAGATTTTCAAGCGGCTCATGGGAACGACCTGTTCGTTGAAGTGGCGCGAAGCCGCGGAGACCGAACGGCTCTGGGTCGTCGAGCCGAGTCACCCGATCGCCGACGGCATCGACGAGTACATCGAAGTACCGGAGGCGGAAATGTACGGCGAGCGGTTCGACATTCCTCAACCGGATACGCTGGTTTTTAACTCCTGGTTCGAGGGCGGCGAGGTGTTTCGGTCGGGCTGTTGTTACACCCGCGGGTCGGGCCGAATCTTCTACTTCCGGCCGGGACACGAGACCTATCCCGTCTACCACCAGCCGGAGATCAGGCGAGTGCTTCACAACGCAGTCGACTGGCTCGACGGGAGTACCGAGTCGTCCACGACGTTCGGCAACGCGGATCCGATCGAGCAGATCGACACGTCCGACGAACGATCGGTCCACTAG